A window of the Pseudomonadota bacterium genome harbors these coding sequences:
- a CDS encoding TadE/TadG family type IV pilus assembly protein: MYRIATWYRRRARRLAEDRSGVVAMEFILVAPVFFFLIFAILETSFLFFTATVMNGEVSSVARSIRTGNLQLEDDPEDKFYELLCENLDNVLDCDKVIVDIRTYADFDDMAFDEFLNDEGEAEGNLFDIGEAGEVVLVRIAYKYQIITPFLAEFLAPPNQDTLMLQAAAAFQNEPFQSLF, translated from the coding sequence ATGTATCGGATTGCGACATGGTATCGACGACGCGCACGGCGCCTGGCCGAAGACCGTTCCGGCGTTGTCGCGATGGAATTCATCCTCGTGGCGCCCGTCTTCTTTTTCCTGATCTTCGCCATTCTGGAGACGTCGTTTCTGTTCTTCACGGCAACGGTGATGAACGGCGAAGTGTCCTCTGTCGCGCGCTCCATTCGAACCGGCAACCTTCAGCTGGAAGACGACCCCGAGGACAAGTTCTACGAACTGCTGTGTGAGAACCTCGACAACGTCCTGGACTGCGACAAGGTAATCGTCGACATCCGGACTTATGCGGACTTCGACGACATGGCGTTCGACGAGTTCTTGAACGACGAAGGTGAAGCCGAAGGCAACCTGTTCGATATCGGCGAGGCCGGCGAAGTGGTGTTGGTTCGCATTGCCTATAAGTACCAGATCATCACGCCGTTCCTGGCGGAATTCCTGGCACCGCCCAATCAGGACACGCTCATGCTGCAAGCCGCGGCCGCGTTCCAGAACGAGCCTTTCCAGAGCCTCTTCTAG
- a CDS encoding TadE/TadG family type IV pilus assembly protein codes for MMKANLLLKLWRDRSGVAASEFALILPILILLLFGTAELGYVLLLDKKITTGAQTAADLVAQQKSVSAGDVNNIFRAVDSILQPYSSGDAAYTVASLVADEDGAVTIEWQRHRGGEDIEEFDLPEGLLSENDSVIVALVTYSYSPVFGELIFEPFIITDMAYLRPRTTIAVEFSG; via the coding sequence ATGATGAAAGCGAACCTACTTCTGAAGCTTTGGCGTGACCGCAGCGGTGTCGCGGCATCGGAGTTCGCGCTGATATTGCCGATCTTGATCTTGTTGCTGTTCGGCACGGCAGAGCTTGGCTATGTGCTTCTTCTGGACAAGAAGATCACAACCGGCGCGCAGACCGCAGCCGACCTGGTCGCGCAGCAGAAATCGGTTTCCGCGGGTGACGTGAACAACATCTTTCGTGCCGTCGACAGCATTCTGCAGCCGTACTCATCCGGCGACGCCGCCTATACGGTCGCCAGCCTGGTTGCCGATGAGGATGGGGCGGTCACGATCGAATGGCAACGTCACCGCGGCGGTGAGGATATCGAAGAATTCGACCTTCCCGAAGGCCTGTTGAGCGAGAACGACAGCGTGATCGTCGCCCTCGTGACCTACAGCTACAGCCCCGTGTTTGGTGAACTGATCTTTGAGCCGTTCATCATCACCGACATGGCCTATCTGCGTCCGCGCACGACTATCGCGGTCGAGTTCAGCGGATAG
- a CDS encoding pilus assembly protein TadG-related protein — protein MTWFNWAPWRRLVKERKGAVAVVFALSLLPICLAGGAAIDMGRAYLVKSRLGYALDAAGLAAGGATELSDDELEELMLSYFEANYPVEELGVAAEPEMEISDEEVRLSASATLDTTLMNVIGIHDITVTATTVIIRESKGLEVALVLDNTGSMGTTKMNNLKSAAHSFLDILFGANAESDLLYISVVPFAGTVNVDTGFGHLNSDYDAADFAPDIWRGCVMAREDGEDQTDAAPTNDDTRWEAYLRPSGSGNWWPPISGSYGQRKGPNKDCPRPVLPLTNVKSTVESKIDSMESRGITHINFGLVWGWRTLSNTEPFTTATEYDNDEFEKAIVLMTDGENYIGTSSYGAYGRIADGNLGTTSSSSTAIAQLNLRTAAVCNAVKAQDIIVYTITFQVSSSTVRNLMRNCATDESNYFDSPDAATLEASFREIGRELSNLRIGG, from the coding sequence ATGACTTGGTTTAACTGGGCGCCGTGGCGACGCTTGGTCAAAGAGCGCAAGGGCGCCGTTGCGGTCGTCTTCGCCCTCTCTCTGCTGCCGATATGCCTGGCCGGCGGGGCCGCGATCGACATGGGCCGCGCATACCTCGTCAAATCGCGTCTTGGCTACGCGCTTGATGCTGCGGGCCTTGCCGCCGGCGGCGCGACCGAACTGAGCGACGACGAGCTCGAAGAGCTGATGTTGTCCTACTTCGAGGCGAATTATCCCGTCGAAGAGCTGGGTGTCGCTGCCGAGCCGGAGATGGAGATCTCCGATGAGGAAGTTCGACTGAGCGCGTCGGCAACACTCGATACGACGTTGATGAACGTCATCGGCATTCATGACATCACGGTCACGGCGACGACGGTCATTATCCGTGAATCGAAGGGTCTCGAAGTCGCCCTGGTGCTCGACAACACCGGGTCCATGGGCACCACGAAGATGAATAATTTGAAGAGTGCTGCGCACAGCTTCCTTGACATTCTCTTCGGCGCCAATGCCGAGAGTGACCTGCTCTATATCTCCGTCGTGCCGTTTGCGGGAACGGTGAATGTCGACACCGGTTTCGGTCACTTGAACAGCGACTATGACGCGGCCGACTTTGCGCCGGATATCTGGCGCGGCTGTGTTATGGCGCGTGAGGATGGTGAAGATCAGACCGATGCGGCGCCTACCAACGACGACACCCGCTGGGAGGCCTATCTTCGGCCGAGCGGCTCTGGCAACTGGTGGCCGCCGATCTCCGGCAGCTATGGCCAGCGGAAGGGGCCGAACAAGGACTGTCCGCGGCCTGTCCTGCCGTTGACCAACGTCAAGTCGACGGTCGAGAGCAAGATCGATTCGATGGAGTCACGCGGGATCACGCACATCAACTTCGGCCTCGTCTGGGGTTGGCGCACGCTGTCGAACACCGAACCGTTCACCACGGCGACTGAGTACGACAACGACGAGTTCGAGAAGGCGATCGTGTTGATGACCGACGGTGAAAACTACATCGGCACGTCGTCCTATGGCGCCTATGGCCGTATCGCCGACGGCAATCTGGGCACGACTTCGAGCTCGAGCACGGCGATCGCTCAGCTGAACCTGCGCACGGCAGCAGTTTGTAACGCGGTCAAGGCACAGGACATCATCGTCTACACCATCACGTTCCAGGTCAGCTCTAGCACGGTCAGGAACCTGATGCGTAACTGTGCGACTGACGAGAGCAACTACTTCGACTCGCCAGACGCCGCGACGCTTGAGGCATCGTTCCGCGAAATCGGTCGCGAGCTGAGCAACCTCCGCATCGGCGGCTAA
- a CDS encoding pilus assembly protein N-terminal domain-containing protein, whose amino-acid sequence MMIKFPVAVRYAAGAALCMVATAFTTASAETIRVEVNQAEILRLEADAQIVHIANPAIADVVVESPRLLFVVGRAPGQTGIFILDANGKEVINADLLVTPNNNHEVTLNRNAVELTYSCSPRCVATNVSELAAAGTNAATGAAAAGTTTSALGGTATGDDAAANETTATVNITTDATE is encoded by the coding sequence ATGATGATCAAGTTCCCCGTCGCAGTCCGTTACGCCGCCGGTGCCGCCTTGTGCATGGTGGCGACCGCCTTCACCACCGCAAGTGCCGAGACAATTCGAGTTGAAGTGAACCAGGCTGAGATTCTTCGACTGGAAGCAGATGCCCAAATCGTCCACATCGCCAACCCGGCGATTGCCGACGTGGTCGTCGAGTCGCCGCGACTTCTCTTCGTTGTCGGTCGGGCCCCTGGTCAAACCGGTATTTTCATTCTCGATGCGAACGGCAAGGAAGTCATCAATGCCGACTTGTTGGTGACACCAAACAACAATCACGAAGTGACACTGAACCGCAACGCCGTGGAGCTGACCTACAGCTGCTCTCCACGCTGCGTTGCGACCAATGTGTCTGAACTTGCTGCCGCCGGAACCAATGCGGCCACCGGAGCCGCGGCGGCGGGCACGACCACATCCGCCTTGGGCGGCACGGCGACCGGCGACGACGCGGCGGCCAACGAGACGACGGCAACGGTCAACATCACCACCGACGCTACCGAGTAG